In Candidatus Sysuiplasma jiujiangense, the genomic window TTCAGTGATTTTATGATACCGGGAATCGGCAGGGTTGATCCGCGGCAGATGAAGATTGCAATGAAGCGAATGGGCCTCCAGACCGAGGAAATGGATGATGTGACCGAGGTGATAATAAGGACAGCGTCGAAGGAATATCACTTTGTCAGGCCTTCAGTCGTGATGGTCAAAGTGTCAGGACAGCAGATTTACCAGGTCACCGGGGAACCTACAATTTCGGAAGGCGGTGCCTCTGCTTCCGGACAACGGCAGAATGAGGGTCCCGTAATCAGCCAGGAAGATATCGAACTGGTAATGGGGCAGACGGGATGCACGCCGGATCAGGCGAAGCAGGCATTAATGAAAACTGACGGAAAGCCGGCAGACGCCATCATAAAAATACTGACCGGCAACTGAGATGAGAAGCTGCCCCTGTGCAGGTTAAATACCAGTGATGATTCTGCCACAACTGAAGCCCTGGTAGTGTAGTGGCCTATCATCCAAGCCTGTCGGCATCAGGCAGATAGCTTGGGACTCGGGTTCAAATCCCGGCCAGGGCGCAGCCTGGATTTCCGTGCTTATCTGTATAACAAAAAAGCGTTTCTAACGTCAACTTAGACGCAACGCAGTCGAACGCGGCGATAAACATCAGCTAAATTAACTGGCATGGCTTTTCCCGACGAATACAAGTCGTCTACAGCTTCGTGATAGTCTGATCGCCGGCATTGCAGTCATCGCGGAGATGAATACCGTGGTCATCGGTTCCGTATTCAATGCGGGCGCGATCGCGGTAACGGGCAACTCTCTTCCCGCGCACCGCACTTGCCGGACGTCCTCCTCCGCATATTTATCCTGCGGTGTGTTGAATTTGCACATTGTCAGGGGATGTGTCCATCCTGAAGACTCCGGCATCTTCCGTTCCACTGTTGGGACGCGTTTCAGGTTGAACAGTAGACAAAAGGCCGGTCAAAACGAATTGCCTCTACATATCGCATTCTATTGCCCATATGTTTCATTCACATCCCATCTCCCTGGATTGGCGGTCCGTTCCGAAACTGTGCGGACTATTTCAGCTTTCGATAATTGTCAAATAAAATGCCTATAAGCCGGGCTAAGATTGGTTGCGAATACAATGAAGGTAAAATTAATTGCAGTTGCAGCAGTGGTTCTGATAGCTGTCGCATCCGGCGGCTATGCGATTGCCTCCGGGATGTTCTCCCCCGCAAAGGGGAGTGCTGCCGTGTACATCAAGGATCCGCCTCCGGCCAACTGGAGTGCGATATATGTCACCATTACCGGCATATCGATACACAATTCCACGAGCGGATGGCACTCTCTTCCGATGTCAACAAGCGGCATCTCTGTCGACCTCGTTAATGTTGCTGTAATGCCAGAACTTCTGGGCAGCGTCACTCTTCCACCCGGGCACTATCAGATGATAAGGCTGAACCTGAGCGGGACTGTCACGGGCACATACAAAAGCAGCACCGGCACAAGCACCTACACAATCCAACTTGTCAGTACAACAGTCTTCGTAGCGGGCCAGTTCGCGATAACCAAGGGCTTGACGACATCGATAACGCTCGACTTCGACAGTGCACAGTCCATACACGGCTCGCCGTCAACGGGTTTCACAATGACACCGGTAGTGGGAGAAACTGTGGGCAAATAGGCCCGGCAGTTCCTTTCCCGCTGTTCGCATCTGCAACGCCGGAGTCAAACATTCATCGTGGCATGTCGTATTCGACGTCGTAACACCGGGAAGGATGTCATATTCTGCTGTGCTACTGATGTCATGACGTAGGTGCGGTAATCCAGCGACTTTTCACAGGGCATCTGCTTTGCCTGCAAATTTGGCCTGACTGGGCACCGGCCGATATTGCCGTTACTGAAATGCTGTTGCCTGAAAGCTATAAATGTGCGGGGCGGATATAAG contains:
- a CDS encoding DUF4382 domain-containing protein; the encoded protein is MVANTMKVKLIAVAAVVLIAVASGGYAIASGMFSPAKGSAAVYIKDPPPANWSAIYVTITGISIHNSTSGWHSLPMSTSGISVDLVNVAVMPELLGSVTLPPGHYQMIRLNLSGTVTGTYKSSTGTSTYTIQLVSTTVFVAGQFAITKGLTTSITLDFDSAQSIHGSPSTGFTMTPVVGETVGK
- a CDS encoding Nascent polypeptide-associated complex protein; the protein is MIPGIGRVDPRQMKIAMKRMGLQTEEMDDVTEVIIRTASKEYHFVRPSVVMVKVSGQQIYQVTGEPTISEGGASASGQRQNEGPVISQEDIELVMGQTGCTPDQAKQALMKTDGKPADAIIKILTGN